The proteins below are encoded in one region of Serratia symbiotica:
- the rpsI gene encoding 30S ribosomal protein S9 — MAENQYYGTGRRKSSAARVFIKPGNGNIVINQRSLEQYFGRETARMVVRQPLELVDMTGKLDLYITVKGGGISGQAGAIRHGITRALMEYDETLRSELRKAGFVTRDARQVERKKVGLRKARRRPQFSKR, encoded by the coding sequence ATGGCTGAAAATCAATACTACGGCACTGGTCGCCGCAAAAGCTCCGCAGCTCGCGTCTTCATCAAGCCGGGCAACGGTAACATCGTTATCAACCAGCGCAGCCTGGAACAGTACTTTGGTCGCGAAACTGCCCGAATGGTCGTTCGTCAGCCGCTGGAACTGGTTGACATGACGGGCAAATTGGATCTGTACATCACCGTTAAAGGCGGTGGTATCTCCGGTCAAGCTGGCGCTATCCGTCACGGTATCACCCGTGCACTGATGGAGTATGACGAAACTCTGCGTTCTGAACTACGTAAGGCTGGCTTCGTCACTCGTGACGCGCGTCAGGTTGAACGTAAGAAAGTCGGCCTGCGCAAAGCACGTCGTCGTCCTCAGTTCTCCAAGCGTTAA
- the rplM gene encoding 50S ribosomal protein L13, with protein sequence MKTFTAKPETVKRDWYVVDADGKTLGRLATELARRLRGKHKAEYTPHVDTGDYIIVLNADKVAVTGNKRTDKVYYRHTGHIGGIKQATFEEMIARRPERVIEIAVKGMLPKGPLGRAMFRKLKVYAGTEHNHAAQQPQVLDI encoded by the coding sequence ATGAAAACTTTTACAGCTAAACCAGAAACCGTAAAACGCGACTGGTATGTTGTTGATGCAGATGGTAAAACTTTAGGCCGTCTCGCTACTGAACTGGCTCGTCGCCTGCGCGGCAAGCATAAAGCGGAATACACCCCGCATGTGGATACCGGTGATTACATCATCGTTCTGAATGCAGATAAAGTTGCTGTAACCGGCAACAAGCGTACAGATAAAGTTTACTACCGCCACACTGGTCATATCGGTGGTATCAAGCAAGCGACCTTTGAAGAGATGATTGCCCGCCGTCCTGAGCGCGTGATTGAAATCGCGGTTAAAGGCATGCTGCCAAAGGGTCCGCTGGGTCGTGCCATGTTCCGTAAACTGAAAGTTTACGCGGGTACTGAGCATAATCACGCGGCACAGCAACCGCAAGTTCTGGACATTTAA
- the sspB gene encoding ClpXP protease specificity-enhancing factor, giving the protein MDISHMTPRRPYLLRAFYDWLLDNQLTPHLVVDVICPGVQVPMEFARDGQIVLNIAPHAVGNLELGDDEVRFNARFGGVPRQVSVPMAAVQAIYARENGAGSLFEPEAAYAVEGTIESLDNKTNPVESLISVVDSNRPETSDGDEPPPSGGRRPALRVVK; this is encoded by the coding sequence ATGGACATCTCTCATATGACTCCGCGCCGTCCGTACCTGTTGCGGGCATTCTATGATTGGCTGCTTGATAACCAACTGACGCCGCACCTGGTAGTAGATGTTATTTGCCCTGGTGTTCAGGTGCCGATGGAGTTTGCTCGCGATGGTCAGATTGTATTGAACATCGCGCCGCACGCAGTCGGCAATCTGGAACTAGGCGATGACGAAGTGCGCTTCAACGCGCGATTCGGCGGTGTGCCGCGCCAGGTTTCGGTACCGATGGCTGCTGTGCAGGCGATTTATGCGCGTGAGAACGGCGCGGGTAGTCTATTCGAACCGGAGGCTGCCTACGCAGTAGAAGGTACGATTGAAAGTCTGGACAATAAGACTAACCCGGTGGAAAGCCTGATATCGGTGGTTGACAGTAACCGCCCAGAGACGAGTGATGGCGACGAACCGCCGCCATCGGGTGGCCGACGCCCGGCACTGCGCGTGGTTAAATAA
- a CDS encoding 1-acylglycerol-3-phosphate O-acyltransferase, with product MLLILRVFIAVVYCILVCIFGTVYCLFSPRNPRHVATFGHLFGRMSTLFGLKVEIRVPAGVANNGNCIYIANHQNNYDMVTAANIVQPRTVTVGKKSLLWVPFFGPLYWLSGNLLIDRDNRTKAHSTIALVVEQCKKRDISIWMFPEGTRSRGRGLMPFKTGAFHAAITAGVPIIPICVSTTNGKINLNRWNNGQAIVEMMAPIDTSTYGKESVRELAAYCHTLMAAKIAQLDTEVAQYHSARK from the coding sequence ATGTTGTTGATTTTACGTGTTTTTATTGCCGTTGTTTATTGTATTTTGGTGTGCATTTTCGGCACGGTGTACTGCTTGTTCAGCCCACGCAACCCCCGCCATGTGGCGACCTTTGGCCATCTGTTTGGCCGTATGTCAACCTTGTTCGGTCTTAAAGTAGAAATCCGCGTACCGGCTGGGGTAGCCAACAATGGCAACTGCATTTACATCGCTAATCATCAGAATAACTACGATATGGTGACGGCAGCCAATATTGTGCAACCACGCACTGTTACCGTTGGGAAAAAAAGTCTGCTGTGGGTTCCTTTTTTCGGCCCGCTGTATTGGCTGAGCGGTAATCTGCTGATTGATCGTGATAATCGTACCAAAGCACACAGCACCATCGCCCTGGTGGTAGAACAGTGTAAAAAGAGAGATATCTCGATCTGGATGTTCCCAGAAGGCACCCGCAGCCGTGGTCGTGGGCTGATGCCGTTTAAAACCGGCGCTTTTCATGCGGCCATCACTGCTGGCGTACCGATCATACCCATTTGTGTTTCAACCACCAACGGTAAAATTAATCTTAATCGCTGGAATAACGGCCAGGCGATTGTAGAAATGATGGCACCGATCGACACCAGCACCTACGGTAAGGAAAGCGTGCGGGAGCTGGCGGCCTATTGCCATACCTTGATGGCAGCGAAAATCGCCCAGTTGGACACAGAGGTTGCTCAGTACCACTCGGCCAGGAAATAA
- the degQ gene encoding serine endoprotease DegQ, which produces MKKKSLILSALAISIGLTLTSLPVASAAMPVVVQGQPLPSLAPMLEKVLPAVVSVHVEGTQVQYQPQLPKEFKRFFGPNFPDQRPSSRPFEGLGSGVIINAAKGYVLTNNHVINNADKIYIQLNDGRELDAKLVGRDEQSDIALLQLSEVKNLTAIKMADSDQLHVGDFAVAVGNPFGLGQTATSGIISALGRSGLNLEGLENFIQTDASINRGNSGGALVNLNGELIGINTAILAPSGGNIGIGFAIPSNMAQNLSQQLIEFGQVKRSMLGIKGSEMTPDMATVFNTDAQRGAFVSEVLPKSAAAKAGIKAGDILVSIDGKPVSSFAELRAKVGTTAPGKTIKIGLLRDGKSQQVSVTLDNNESSSTNAETLSPALLGVSLSDGTLPSGEQGVKVDNIDQGSIAARIGLKKGDMIIGANRQRVDSIMALRKILEAKPPIMALNVVRGNERIYLLLR; this is translated from the coding sequence ATGAAGAAAAAATCGTTAATTCTTAGTGCATTGGCCATAAGCATTGGCCTGACACTCACTTCCTTACCGGTGGCCAGCGCAGCAATGCCCGTTGTTGTGCAGGGGCAGCCGCTGCCAAGCTTGGCACCCATGCTGGAAAAAGTGTTGCCCGCCGTGGTCAGCGTGCATGTTGAAGGCACTCAAGTACAATATCAGCCGCAGCTGCCTAAAGAGTTCAAACGTTTCTTTGGCCCCAATTTTCCCGATCAACGACCCAGTTCTCGCCCGTTTGAAGGATTAGGCTCTGGCGTAATCATCAATGCCGCCAAAGGCTACGTACTGACCAATAATCATGTTATCAACAATGCTGACAAAATCTACATACAGCTAAATGATGGCCGTGAGTTGGATGCCAAACTGGTCGGCCGCGATGAACAATCCGATATCGCCCTGCTGCAACTTAGTGAGGTGAAAAACCTGACCGCAATTAAAATGGCGGATTCCGATCAACTGCACGTTGGCGACTTCGCCGTGGCCGTCGGCAACCCATTTGGCCTAGGTCAGACCGCCACCTCCGGCATCATCTCGGCGCTGGGCCGCAGCGGTCTGAATTTGGAAGGCCTGGAGAACTTTATCCAGACCGATGCCTCGATCAACCGTGGTAACTCTGGCGGCGCGCTGGTTAACCTCAACGGCGAGTTGATCGGCATCAATACTGCCATTTTGGCACCAAGCGGCGGCAACATCGGTATCGGCTTCGCCATTCCAAGCAACATGGCGCAAAACCTCAGCCAACAGTTGATCGAATTCGGCCAAGTGAAGCGCAGCATGTTAGGCATCAAAGGCAGCGAAATGACACCTGACATGGCCACTGTCTTCAATACTGATGCCCAGCGTGGTGCCTTTGTCAGCGAAGTGCTGCCAAAATCCGCCGCCGCTAAGGCCGGTATCAAGGCTGGCGACATACTGGTTTCCATTGATGGCAAGCCAGTCAGCAGTTTCGCCGAGCTACGCGCTAAAGTTGGCACCACCGCACCGGGCAAAACGATCAAAATAGGCCTACTGCGCGATGGCAAATCCCAGCAGGTCTCGGTCACGCTAGACAATAACGAAAGTTCTTCAACCAACGCTGAAACGCTGTCACCGGCGCTGCTGGGGGTTTCCCTCAGCGATGGCACACTGCCGAGCGGCGAGCAGGGCGTTAAGGTAGATAACATCGATCAAGGTTCAATAGCAGCGCGGATCGGCCTAAAAAAAGGCGATATGATCATTGGTGCCAACCGCCAGCGCGTTGACAGCATCATGGCGCTGCGCAAGATACTGGAGGCCAAGCCGCCGATCATGGCGCTCAATGTCGTGCGCGGCAACGAGCGCATTTATTTGCTACTGCGTTAA
- the zapG gene encoding Z-ring associated protein ZapG, translated as MTWEYALVGLVFGIVIGAVAMRFGNRKLRQQQALQHELDKSKTELEKYRQELVGHFAYSAELLDNMARDYRQLYQHMAKSSNNLLPDLPNQENPFRYQLTEAEADNDQAPVAIPRDYSEGASGLLRGQVPRRD; from the coding sequence ATGACCTGGGAGTATGCGCTGGTTGGTTTAGTGTTCGGCATCGTCATCGGTGCGGTAGCGATGCGTTTTGGCAATCGTAAACTACGTCAACAACAAGCTTTGCAGCACGAACTGGATAAGAGCAAAACCGAGCTGGAAAAATACCGTCAGGAACTGGTCGGTCACTTTGCATACAGCGCAGAGTTGCTCGATAACATGGCGCGCGATTACCGCCAGTTGTATCAACATATGGCAAAGAGCTCCAACAACTTGCTGCCTGACTTGCCAAACCAGGAAAACCCGTTCCGCTATCAGTTGACCGAAGCTGAAGCAGACAATGATCAAGCACCGGTAGCAATACCGCGTGACTACTCAGAAGGCGCGTCCGGCCTGTTGCGTGGCCAAGTACCCCGTCGTGACTAA
- the degS gene encoding outer membrane-stress sensor serine endopeptidase DegS — MFAKLLRSVVIGLIVAGLLLAALPMLRSSHSLFAEKPENTSDETPLSYNKAVRRAAPAVVNIYNRNLSGTANVLSLGSGVIMNERGYIITNRHVIKDAQQITVVLQDGRHDEALLVGSDRLTDLAVLKIDPGNLPVIPINNTRITHVGDVVLAIGNPYNLGQTVTQGILSATGRISMSATGRQTFLQTDASINRGNSGGALVNSVGELIGINTLTFDKITDNETPEGLGFAIPIKLATKIMGKLIRDGRVIRGYFGIQGKEIIPLRSSNSGIERLQGIIVTEITPNGPAGNAGFQLNDIIINVDNKPAVSVLETMDQVAEIRPGTEIPVIVLRNSQRIPLKMTVGEYPEDSN, encoded by the coding sequence ATGTTTGCTAAGCTGTTGCGTTCTGTCGTTATTGGTCTCATCGTTGCTGGTCTGCTGTTGGCCGCGTTGCCTATGCTGCGTTCTTCCCACAGCCTATTTGCAGAAAAGCCTGAGAATACCAGCGACGAAACACCGTTGAGCTACAACAAGGCGGTGCGCCGTGCCGCGCCTGCGGTGGTGAATATTTATAATCGCAACTTGAGCGGTACCGCCAATGTGCTGTCGCTGGGTTCAGGCGTGATCATGAACGAACGCGGCTATATCATCACCAATCGCCATGTGATCAAGGATGCACAGCAGATTACTGTGGTGCTACAGGATGGCCGCCACGATGAAGCGCTACTGGTCGGCTCCGACAGATTAACCGATCTGGCGGTGTTGAAGATCGACCCCGGCAATTTACCGGTGATTCCGATCAACAACACCCGTATCACCCACGTTGGTGACGTGGTGTTGGCGATTGGTAACCCCTACAACCTTGGGCAAACCGTCACCCAAGGCATTCTCAGCGCCACTGGCCGCATCAGCATGAGCGCCACTGGCCGCCAGACTTTTCTGCAAACCGATGCCTCGATTAACCGTGGCAATTCCGGTGGTGCGCTGGTGAACTCCGTGGGCGAACTGATCGGCATCAATACCTTGACCTTCGACAAAATCACCGATAACGAAACGCCGGAAGGTCTCGGCTTCGCCATTCCAATCAAACTAGCCACCAAAATCATGGGTAAGCTGATCCGCGATGGCCGCGTCATTCGCGGTTACTTCGGCATCCAGGGCAAAGAGATTATCCCGTTGCGCTCGTCCAATTCCGGCATCGAGCGTCTACAAGGCATTATTGTCACCGAGATCACACCCAACGGCCCAGCGGGCAACGCTGGCTTTCAACTCAATGACATTATCATCAACGTGGACAACAAACCTGCGGTGTCGGTGCTGGAGACCATGGATCAAGTGGCGGAGATCCGGCCGGGTACCGAAATCCCAGTAATAGTGCTGCGTAACAGTCAACGCATCCCCCTGAAGATGACGGTAGGTGAATATCCCGAAGACAGTAATTAA
- a CDS encoding FAD-dependent oxidoreductase, producing the protein MSQNIYQFIDLQRVDPPKKPLKIRKIEFVEIYEPFSVTQAKAQADRCLSCGNPYCEWKCPVHNYIPNWLQLAYEGRIMEAADLAHQTNSLPEVCGRVCPQDRLCEGACTLNDEFGAVTIGNIERYITDKALEMGWKPDMSHIQPNGKRVAIIGAGPAGLACADVLTRNGIKAVVYDRHPEIGGLLTFGIPAFKLEKAVMIKRHGIFSEMGIEFQLNTEVGKDVSMGTLLNEFDAVFLGVGTYQPMRGGLENETAPGVYDALPFLIANTKQLMGYNTEPHQPYVSMAGKRVVVLGGGDTAMDCVRTAIRQGATQVTCAYRRNEANMPGSNREVKNAREEGGEFKFNVQPLSIELNSAGRVAGVKMVRTQLGAPDAHGRQMAEQVPGSEHVIDADAVVMAFGFRPHQMDWLSAHDVQFDKQGRILVAENTLHPFQTSNAKIFAGGDAVRGSDLVVTAIAEGRKAAEGIINYLDV; encoded by the coding sequence ATGAGTCAGAATATTTATCAATTTATCGACTTACAGCGTGTTGATCCGCCAAAGAAACCGCTAAAGATCCGCAAAATTGAATTTGTAGAGATTTACGAACCGTTTTCAGTCACCCAAGCAAAAGCTCAGGCGGATCGCTGTCTGTCCTGCGGTAACCCTTATTGCGAATGGAAATGCCCGGTTCACAATTATATCCCGAACTGGCTGCAGCTGGCATACGAAGGTCGCATCATGGAGGCGGCAGATCTGGCGCATCAGACCAACAGCCTGCCGGAAGTGTGTGGCCGTGTCTGCCCGCAGGATCGCCTGTGTGAAGGGGCCTGCACCCTTAACGACGAGTTTGGCGCAGTCACCATCGGCAACATTGAGCGCTATATCACCGATAAAGCGCTCGAAATGGGCTGGAAGCCGGATATGTCCCACATACAGCCGAACGGCAAACGTGTAGCGATCATCGGTGCCGGTCCCGCAGGTCTTGCCTGCGCCGATGTGCTGACCCGCAACGGTATCAAAGCGGTGGTATATGATCGTCATCCAGAGATCGGCGGCCTGCTGACTTTCGGTATCCCGGCCTTCAAGTTGGAAAAAGCAGTGATGATCAAGCGTCATGGCATCTTCAGCGAGATGGGCATCGAGTTCCAACTGAATACCGAGGTGGGCAAGGACGTCAGCATGGGAACACTGCTCAACGAGTTTGACGCGGTGTTTCTGGGCGTTGGCACTTATCAGCCGATGCGCGGTGGGCTGGAAAACGAAACAGCCCCAGGCGTGTACGACGCGCTGCCGTTCCTGATCGCCAACACCAAACAACTGATGGGCTATAACACCGAACCACACCAGCCGTATGTCAGCATGGCAGGCAAACGCGTGGTGGTGCTGGGCGGCGGCGATACCGCAATGGACTGCGTGCGCACCGCAATCCGTCAAGGTGCTACACAGGTCACCTGTGCCTACCGCCGCAACGAGGCCAACATGCCGGGTTCCAATCGCGAAGTGAAAAACGCCCGCGAGGAAGGGGGGGAATTCAAATTCAATGTGCAGCCACTCAGCATTGAACTCAACAGCGCCGGACGCGTGGCCGGGGTGAAAATGGTACGTACCCAACTGGGCGCACCAGACGCTCATGGCCGCCAGATGGCGGAACAGGTACCAGGCTCCGAACACGTAATCGACGCCGATGCGGTGGTGATGGCATTCGGTTTCCGTCCGCACCAGATGGATTGGCTGTCGGCGCACGATGTGCAGTTCGACAAGCAAGGTCGCATTCTGGTAGCGGAAAACACTCTCCACCCCTTCCAAACCAGCAACGCAAAAATTTTCGCCGGTGGCGATGCGGTGCGCGGTTCAGATTTGGTAGTAACGGCGATTGCCGAAGGCCGCAAAGCGGCCGAGGGCATCATCAACTATCTGGACGTATAA
- the zapE gene encoding cell division protein ZapE has translation MQAQSPLSCYQQALNTGKYQADEVQRQAVAQLEHIYQALQQAPAASMPTGWLGSKLSRWLGKSSETAQQRPIKGLYMWGGVGRGKTWLMDMFFHSLPGDRKLRLHFHRFMLRVHEQLTELQGQENPLESIADGFKLQTDVLCFDEFFVSDITDAMLLGTLLQALFARGITLVATSNIQPDSLYRNGLQRARFLPAIDLINEYCDVINIDAGIDYRLRTLTQAHLYLMPLNAQTRETLDRMFITLAGKAGEEAPLLQVNHRPLQAIRAVDGVLAVDFHTLCEEARSQLDYIALSRRYHSVMLYNVPVMGPRKENAARRFLALVDEFYERHVKLVIAAEASMFEIYQGEQLKFEYQRCLSRLQEMQSEEYLTLPHLR, from the coding sequence ATGCAGGCACAATCACCGCTATCCTGTTACCAACAGGCGCTGAATACGGGGAAATATCAGGCCGATGAGGTGCAACGCCAGGCTGTTGCTCAATTGGAGCATATTTACCAGGCGCTGCAACAAGCACCAGCGGCGAGCATGCCAACCGGCTGGCTGGGTAGCAAACTCAGCCGCTGGTTGGGGAAAAGCAGTGAAACGGCCCAACAACGCCCGATCAAGGGGCTGTATATGTGGGGCGGTGTCGGGCGTGGCAAAACCTGGCTGATGGATATGTTTTTTCACAGCCTGCCGGGGGATCGCAAGCTACGGCTGCATTTCCACCGCTTTATGCTACGTGTGCACGAACAATTGACCGAGTTACAAGGGCAGGAAAACCCGCTGGAAAGCATTGCCGATGGGTTCAAGTTGCAAACTGATGTGCTGTGCTTTGACGAATTCTTTGTCTCCGACATCACTGATGCCATGCTGCTGGGCACGTTGTTACAGGCATTGTTCGCGCGTGGCATTACGCTGGTGGCCACCTCCAATATTCAGCCAGATTCTCTGTATCGCAATGGTTTACAGCGGGCGCGCTTCTTGCCTGCTATCGATCTGATTAATGAGTACTGCGACGTGATAAATATCGACGCCGGCATCGACTACCGCCTGCGAACCCTAACGCAGGCACACCTGTATTTGATGCCACTTAATGCGCAGACGCGAGAGACTCTGGATAGGATGTTTATCACGTTGGCGGGCAAGGCCGGAGAAGAGGCACCGTTGTTGCAGGTCAATCATCGGCCTTTGCAGGCGATCCGCGCGGTGGATGGTGTGCTGGCGGTGGATTTCCATACCCTGTGTGAGGAAGCGCGTAGCCAGTTGGACTATATTGCGCTATCGCGTCGGTACCATAGTGTGATGCTGTACAATGTGCCGGTGATGGGGCCGAGAAAAGAAAACGCCGCTCGTCGCTTCTTGGCGCTGGTGGATGAATTCTATGAGCGCCACGTTAAACTGGTGATCGCTGCTGAAGCTTCAATGTTTGAGATCTACCAAGGGGAACAGTTGAAGTTTGAATATCAACGCTGCCTATCGCGTTTGCAGGAGATGCAGAGTGAGGAGTATCTCACGCTGCCGCACCTGCGATAA
- the sspA gene encoding stringent starvation protein SspA, translating to MVVAANKRSVMTLFSGPTDIFSHQVRIVLAEKGVSVEIEQVEMDNLPQDLIDLNPYQTVPTLVDRELTLYESRIIMEYLDERFPHPPLMPVYPVARGESRLMMLRIEKNWYSLMNNIEQSSGQEAESARRQLREELLAIAPIFGQTAYFMSEEFSLVDCYLAPLLWRLPQLGIELSGASSKELKGYMTRVFERDAFLASLTEAEREMRLYTRG from the coding sequence ATGGTTGTCGCTGCCAACAAACGTTCGGTAATGACACTGTTCTCTGGCCCGACCGACATTTTTAGCCATCAAGTACGTATCGTACTCGCGGAGAAAGGTGTCAGCGTCGAGATTGAGCAGGTCGAGATGGATAACCTGCCGCAGGATTTGATTGACCTCAATCCTTACCAAACAGTGCCGACACTGGTCGATCGCGAACTGACCCTGTATGAATCCCGCATCATTATGGAATACCTCGATGAGCGTTTTCCACATCCGCCACTGATGCCCGTTTACCCGGTCGCTCGCGGTGAAAGCCGCTTGATGATGCTACGTATCGAGAAAAACTGGTACTCGCTGATGAACAATATTGAGCAGAGCAGCGGCCAGGAAGCGGAATCCGCTCGTCGCCAACTGCGCGAAGAACTGCTGGCGATCGCACCGATCTTTGGCCAAACGGCCTACTTTATGAGTGAAGAGTTCAGCCTGGTGGATTGCTACTTGGCCCCGTTGCTGTGGCGCTTGCCGCAGTTGGGTATTGAACTGAGCGGTGCTAGCTCCAAAGAACTGAAAGGCTACATGACCCGCGTGTTCGAACGTGATGCGTTCCTGGCTTCTCTGACTGAAGCTGAGCGCGAAATGCGTCTATATACTCGGGGCTAA